A portion of the Homo sapiens chromosome 16, GRCh38.p14 Primary Assembly genome contains these proteins:
- the ATXN2L gene encoding ataxin-2-like protein isoform X20: MAFAAALSPSPASGPLFALNRRLHQPATSRVTWRLVIPAEGQSTGKGPPQSPVFEGVYNNSRMLHFLTAVVGSTCDVKVKNGTTYEGIFKTLSSKFELAVDAVHRKASEPAGGPRREDIVDTMVFKPSDVMLVHFRNVDFNYATKDKFTDSAIAMNSKVNGEHKEKVLQRWEGGDSNSDDYDLESDMSNGWDPNEMFKFNEENYGVKTTYDSSLSSYTVPLEKDNSEEFRQRELRAAQLAREIESSPQYRLRIAMENDDGRTEEEKHSAVQRQGSGRESPSLASREGKYIPLPQRVREGPRGGVRCSSSRGGRPGLSSLPPRGPHHLDNSSPGPGSEARGINGGPSRMSPKAQRPLRGAKTLSSPSNRPSGETSVPPPPAVGRMYPPRSPKSAAPAPISASCPEPPIGSAVPTSSASIPVTSSVSDPGVGSISPASPKISLAPTDVKELSTKEPGRTLEPQELARIAGKVPGLQNEQKRFQLEELRKFGAQFKLQPSSSPENSLDPFPPRILKEEPKGKEKEVDGLLTSEPMGSPVSSKTESVSDKEDKPPLAPSGGTEGPEQPPPPCPSQTGSPPVGLIKGEDKDEGPVAEQVKKSTLNPNAKEFNPTKPLLSVNKSTSTPTSPGPRTHSTPSIPVLTAGQSGLYSPQYISYIPQIHMGPAVQAPQMYPYPVSNSVPGQQGKYRGAKGSLPPQRSDQHQPASAPPMMQAAAAAGPPLVAATPYSSYIPYNPQQFPGQPAMMQPMAHYPSQPVFAPMLQSNPRMLTSGSHPQAIVSSSTPQYPSAEQPTPQALYATVHQSYPHHATQLHAHQPQPATTPTGSQPQSQHAAPSPVQHQAGQAPHLGSGQPQQNLYHPGALTGTPPSLPPGPSAQSPQSSFPQPAAVYAIHHQQLPHGFTNMAHVTQAHVQTGITAAPPPHPGAPHPPQVMLLHPPQSHGGPPQGAVPQSGVPALSASTPSPYPYIGHPQALSDPDCLLT; encoded by the exons ATGGCTTTTGCGGCTGCGCTGTCCCCCAGCCCCGCCAGCGGCCCCCTCTTCGCCCTCAACCGCCGGTTACATCAGCCAGCGACGAGCAGGGTTACCTGGCGATTGGTGATCCCCGCAGA ggGACAGAGCACAGGAAAGGGACCCCCACAGTCACCT GTGTTTGAAGGCGTCTACAACAATTCCAGAATGCTGCATTTCCTTACAGCTGTTGTG GGCTCCACTTGTGATGTAAAGGTGAAAAATGGTACCACTTATGAGGGTATCTTCAAGACGCTAAGCTCAAAG TTTGAACTAGCCGTGGATGCTGTGCACCGGAAAGCATCTGAGCCAGCAGGTGGCCCTCGTCGGGAGGACATTGTGGACACCATGGTGTTTAAGCCAAGTGATGTCATGCTTGTTCACTTCCGAAATGTTGACTTCAACTATGCTACTAAAG ACAAGTTCACCGATTCAGCCATTGCCATGAACTCGAAAGTGAATGGGGAACACAAAGAGAAGGTGCTTCAGCGCTGGGAGGGGGGTGACAGCAACAGCGACGACTATGACCTCGAGTCTGACATG tccAATGGATGGGACCCCAATGAAATGTTCAAGTTCAATGAGGAGAACTACGGTGTGAAGACTACCTATGATAGCAGTCTTTCTTCTTATAC GGTGCCCTTAGAAAAGGACAACTCAGAAGAGTTTCGTCAGCGAGAGCTGCGTGCGGCCCAGTTGGCTCGAGAGATTGAATCAAGCCCCCAGTACCGCCTACGGATCGCCATGGAGAACGACGATGGGCGCACTGAAGAGGAGAAGCACAGTGCAGTCCAGCGGCAGGGCTCAGGGCGGGAGAGCCCCAGCTTGGCATCCAG GGAGGGGAAGTATATCCCTCTGCCTCAACGAGTCCGGGAAGGTCCCCGGGGAGGAGTTCGATGCAGCAGCTCTCGGGGCGGTCGGCCTGGCCTTAGCTCTTTGCCACCTCGTGGCCCTCACCATCTGGACAACAGCAGCCCTGGCCCAGGTTCTGAGGCCCGTGGTATCAATGGAG gcCCTTCCCGCATGTCCCCAAAGGCACAACGGCCTCTGAGAGGTGCCAAGACTCTGTCTTCGCCCAGTAATAGGCCTTCTGGAGAAACTTCTGTTCCACCTCCTCCTGCAG TGGGCCGGATGTATCCCCCGCGTTCTCCCAAGTCTGCTGCCCCTGCCCCAATCTCAGCTTCCTGTCCAGAGCCTCCCATCGGCTCGGCAGTGCCAACCTCTTCAGCCTCCATCCCTGTGACCTCATCAGTCTCAGATCCTGGAGTGGGCTCCATTTCTCCAGCTTCTCCAAAGATCTCCCTGGCCCCCACAGATG TAAAAGAACTCTCTACCAAGGAACCTGGGAGAACTCTGGAGCCCCAGGAGCTGGCTCGGATAGCTGGGAAAG TCCCTGGTCTTCAGAATGAACAGAAACGATTCCAACTGGAAGAACTGAGAAAGTTTGGGGCCCAGTTTAAG CTTCAGCCCAGTAGCTCCCCTGAGAACAGCCTGGATCCTTTTCCTCCCCGGATCTTAAAGGAGGAGcccaaaggaaaggagaaagaggttgatgGTCTGTTGACTTCAGAGCCCATGGGGTCTCCCGTCTCCTCCAAGACAGAGTCCGTATCGGATAAGGAGGACAAACCACCCCTGGCACCATCAGGAGGCACTGAGGGGCCAGAGCAGCCCCCACCACCTTGTCCAAGCCAAACTGGCAGCCCCCCGGTGGGCCTCATCAAGGGAGAAGACAAAGATGAGGGCCCTGTTGCTGA ACAAGTAAAGAAATCAACGTTGAACCCTAATGCTAAGGAGTTCAATCCTACAAAGCCTCTGCTGTCTGTG AATAAATCCACCAGTACCCCAACTTCTCCGGGGCCCCGGACTCATTCAACTCCCTCCATCCCGGTGCTGACAGCAGGCCAGAGTGGGCTATACAGCCCCCAGTACATCTCCTACATACCTCAGATCCACATGGGACCAGCTGTGCAG GCACCTCAGATGTATCCATATCCTGTATCCAATTCAGTGCCTGGGCAGCAGGGCAAGTACCGGGGAGCAAAAG gcTCCCTTCCTCCGCAGCGCTCGGACCAACACCAGCCAGCCTCAGCCCCGCCGATGATGCAGGCCGCCGCGGCTGCTGGCCCGCCTCTGGTGGCTGCCACGCCCTATTCTTCCTACATCCCCTACAACCCTCAGCAGTTCCCAGGCCAGCCAGCCATGATGCAGCCCATGGCCCACTACCCCTCACAG CCGGTGTTTGCCCCCATGCTTCAGAGCAACCCACGCATGCTGACGTCGGGCAGCCATCCCCAGGCCATCGTGTCATCCTCTACCCCTCAGTACCCTTCTGCAGAGCAGCCTACCCCCCAAGCCCTTTATG CCACTGTTCACCAGTCCTACCCACACCATGCCACACAGCTCCATGCCCACCAGCCGCAGCCGGCTACCACGCCTACTGGAAGCCAGCCGCAGTCCCAGCATGCGGCCCCCAGTCCTGTCCAG CATCAGGCGGGGCAGGCCCCACACTTGGGCAGTGGACAGCCACAGCAGAATCTGTACCACCCAGGGGCCCTGACAGGCACGCCGCCCTCTCTGCCACCGGGACCTTCTGCCCAGTCCCCTCAGAGCAGCTTCCCCCAGCCAGCCGCTGTGTATGCCATCCACCACCAGCAGCTGCCCCACGGCTtcaccaacatggcccatgttACCCAG gCCCATGTCCAAACTGGAATCACAGCAGCCCCGCCCCCTCACCCTGGGGCTCCCCACCCgccccaggtgatgctgctgcaCCCACCCCAGAGTCATGGGGGGCCCCCCCAAGGCGCGGTGCCCCAGAGTGGGGTGCCTGCACTCTCAGCTTCCACACCCTCACCCTACCCCTACATCGGACACCCCCAAG CTCTCAGTGACCCCGACTGTCTCCTGACTTAG
- the ATXN2L gene encoding ataxin-2-like protein isoform X18 yields MAFAAALSPSPASGPLFALNRRLHQPATSRVTWRLVIPAEGQSTGKGPPQSPVFEGVYNNSRMLHFLTAVVGSTCDVKVKNGTTYEGIFKTLSSKFELAVDAVHRKASEPAGGPRREDIVDTMVFKPSDVMLVHFRNVDFNYATKDKFTDSAIAMNSKVNGEHKEKVLQRWEGGDSNSDDYDLESDMSNGWDPNEMFKFNEENYGVKTTYDSSLSSYTVPLEKDNSEEFRQRELRAAQLAREIESSPQYRLRIAMENDDGRTEEEKHSAVQRQGSGRESPSLASREGKYIPLPQRVREGPRGGVRCSSSRGGRPGLSSLPPRGPHHLDNSSPGPGSEARGINGGPSRMSPKAQRPLRGAKTLSSPSNRPSGETSVPPPPAVGRMYPPRSPKSAAPAPISASCPEPPIGSAVPTSSASIPVTSSVSDPGVGSISPASPKISLAPTDVKELSTKEPGRTLEPQELARIAGKVPGLQNEQKRFQLEELRKFGAQFKLQPSSSPENSLDPFPPRILKEEPKGKEKEVDGLLTSEPMGSPVSSKTESVSDKEDKPPLAPSGGTEGPEQPPPPCPSQTGSPPVGLIKGEDKDEGPVAEQVKKSTLNPNAKEFNPTKPLLSVNKSTSTPTSPGPRTHSTPSIPVLTAGQSGLYSPQYISYIPQIHMGPAVQAPQMYPYPVSNSVPGQQGKYRGAKGSLPPQRSDQHQPASAPPMMQAAAAAGPPLVAATPYSSYIPYNPQQFPGQPAMMQPMAHYPSQPVFAPMLQSNPRMLTSGSHPQAIVSSSTPQYPSAEQPTPQALYATVHQSYPHHATQLHAHQPQPATTPTGSQPQSQHAAPSPVQHQAGQAPHLGSGQPQQNLYHPGALTGTPPSLPPGPSAQSPQSSFPQPAAVYAIHHQQLPHGFTNMAHVTQAHVQTGITAAPPPHPGAPHPPQVMLLHPPQSHGGPPQGAVPQSGVPALSASTPSPYPYIGHPQVQSHPSQQLPFHPPGN; encoded by the exons ATGGCTTTTGCGGCTGCGCTGTCCCCCAGCCCCGCCAGCGGCCCCCTCTTCGCCCTCAACCGCCGGTTACATCAGCCAGCGACGAGCAGGGTTACCTGGCGATTGGTGATCCCCGCAGA ggGACAGAGCACAGGAAAGGGACCCCCACAGTCACCT GTGTTTGAAGGCGTCTACAACAATTCCAGAATGCTGCATTTCCTTACAGCTGTTGTG GGCTCCACTTGTGATGTAAAGGTGAAAAATGGTACCACTTATGAGGGTATCTTCAAGACGCTAAGCTCAAAG TTTGAACTAGCCGTGGATGCTGTGCACCGGAAAGCATCTGAGCCAGCAGGTGGCCCTCGTCGGGAGGACATTGTGGACACCATGGTGTTTAAGCCAAGTGATGTCATGCTTGTTCACTTCCGAAATGTTGACTTCAACTATGCTACTAAAG ACAAGTTCACCGATTCAGCCATTGCCATGAACTCGAAAGTGAATGGGGAACACAAAGAGAAGGTGCTTCAGCGCTGGGAGGGGGGTGACAGCAACAGCGACGACTATGACCTCGAGTCTGACATG tccAATGGATGGGACCCCAATGAAATGTTCAAGTTCAATGAGGAGAACTACGGTGTGAAGACTACCTATGATAGCAGTCTTTCTTCTTATAC GGTGCCCTTAGAAAAGGACAACTCAGAAGAGTTTCGTCAGCGAGAGCTGCGTGCGGCCCAGTTGGCTCGAGAGATTGAATCAAGCCCCCAGTACCGCCTACGGATCGCCATGGAGAACGACGATGGGCGCACTGAAGAGGAGAAGCACAGTGCAGTCCAGCGGCAGGGCTCAGGGCGGGAGAGCCCCAGCTTGGCATCCAG GGAGGGGAAGTATATCCCTCTGCCTCAACGAGTCCGGGAAGGTCCCCGGGGAGGAGTTCGATGCAGCAGCTCTCGGGGCGGTCGGCCTGGCCTTAGCTCTTTGCCACCTCGTGGCCCTCACCATCTGGACAACAGCAGCCCTGGCCCAGGTTCTGAGGCCCGTGGTATCAATGGAG gcCCTTCCCGCATGTCCCCAAAGGCACAACGGCCTCTGAGAGGTGCCAAGACTCTGTCTTCGCCCAGTAATAGGCCTTCTGGAGAAACTTCTGTTCCACCTCCTCCTGCAG TGGGCCGGATGTATCCCCCGCGTTCTCCCAAGTCTGCTGCCCCTGCCCCAATCTCAGCTTCCTGTCCAGAGCCTCCCATCGGCTCGGCAGTGCCAACCTCTTCAGCCTCCATCCCTGTGACCTCATCAGTCTCAGATCCTGGAGTGGGCTCCATTTCTCCAGCTTCTCCAAAGATCTCCCTGGCCCCCACAGATG TAAAAGAACTCTCTACCAAGGAACCTGGGAGAACTCTGGAGCCCCAGGAGCTGGCTCGGATAGCTGGGAAAG TCCCTGGTCTTCAGAATGAACAGAAACGATTCCAACTGGAAGAACTGAGAAAGTTTGGGGCCCAGTTTAAG CTTCAGCCCAGTAGCTCCCCTGAGAACAGCCTGGATCCTTTTCCTCCCCGGATCTTAAAGGAGGAGcccaaaggaaaggagaaagaggttgatgGTCTGTTGACTTCAGAGCCCATGGGGTCTCCCGTCTCCTCCAAGACAGAGTCCGTATCGGATAAGGAGGACAAACCACCCCTGGCACCATCAGGAGGCACTGAGGGGCCAGAGCAGCCCCCACCACCTTGTCCAAGCCAAACTGGCAGCCCCCCGGTGGGCCTCATCAAGGGAGAAGACAAAGATGAGGGCCCTGTTGCTGA ACAAGTAAAGAAATCAACGTTGAACCCTAATGCTAAGGAGTTCAATCCTACAAAGCCTCTGCTGTCTGTG AATAAATCCACCAGTACCCCAACTTCTCCGGGGCCCCGGACTCATTCAACTCCCTCCATCCCGGTGCTGACAGCAGGCCAGAGTGGGCTATACAGCCCCCAGTACATCTCCTACATACCTCAGATCCACATGGGACCAGCTGTGCAG GCACCTCAGATGTATCCATATCCTGTATCCAATTCAGTGCCTGGGCAGCAGGGCAAGTACCGGGGAGCAAAAG gcTCCCTTCCTCCGCAGCGCTCGGACCAACACCAGCCAGCCTCAGCCCCGCCGATGATGCAGGCCGCCGCGGCTGCTGGCCCGCCTCTGGTGGCTGCCACGCCCTATTCTTCCTACATCCCCTACAACCCTCAGCAGTTCCCAGGCCAGCCAGCCATGATGCAGCCCATGGCCCACTACCCCTCACAG CCGGTGTTTGCCCCCATGCTTCAGAGCAACCCACGCATGCTGACGTCGGGCAGCCATCCCCAGGCCATCGTGTCATCCTCTACCCCTCAGTACCCTTCTGCAGAGCAGCCTACCCCCCAAGCCCTTTATG CCACTGTTCACCAGTCCTACCCACACCATGCCACACAGCTCCATGCCCACCAGCCGCAGCCGGCTACCACGCCTACTGGAAGCCAGCCGCAGTCCCAGCATGCGGCCCCCAGTCCTGTCCAG CATCAGGCGGGGCAGGCCCCACACTTGGGCAGTGGACAGCCACAGCAGAATCTGTACCACCCAGGGGCCCTGACAGGCACGCCGCCCTCTCTGCCACCGGGACCTTCTGCCCAGTCCCCTCAGAGCAGCTTCCCCCAGCCAGCCGCTGTGTATGCCATCCACCACCAGCAGCTGCCCCACGGCTtcaccaacatggcccatgttACCCAG gCCCATGTCCAAACTGGAATCACAGCAGCCCCGCCCCCTCACCCTGGGGCTCCCCACCCgccccaggtgatgctgctgcaCCCACCCCAGAGTCATGGGGGGCCCCCCCAAGGCGCGGTGCCCCAGAGTGGGGTGCCTGCACTCTCAGCTTCCACACCCTCACCCTACCCCTACATCGGACACCCCCAAG TTCAATCTCATCCCTCCCAGCAGCTCCCCTTCCACCCCCCGGGGAACTGA
- the ATXN2L gene encoding ataxin-2-like protein isoform X13, with protein MAFAAALSPSPASGPLFALNRRLHQPATSRVTWRLVIPAEGQSTGKGPPQSPVFEGVYNNSRMLHFLTAVVGSTCDVKVKNGTTYEGIFKTLSSKFELAVDAVHRKASEPAGGPRREDIVDTMVFKPSDVMLVHFRNVDFNYATKDKFTDSAIAMNSKVNGEHKEKVLQRWEGGDSNSDDYDLESDMSNGWDPNEMFKFNEENYGVKTTYDSSLSSYTVPLEKDNSEEFRQRELRAAQLAREIESSPQYRLRIAMENDDGRTEEEKHSAVQRQGSGRESPSLASREGKYIPLPQRVREGPRGGVRCSSSRGGRPGLSSLPPRGPHHLDNSSPGPGSEARGINGGPSRMSPKAQRPLRGAKTLSSPSNRPSGETSVPPPPAVGRMYPPRSPKSAAPAPISASCPEPPIGSAVPTSSASIPVTSSVSDPGVGSISPASPKISLAPTDVPGLQNEQKRFQLEELRKFGAQFKLQPSSSPENSLDPFPPRILKEEPKGKEKEVDGLLTSEPMGSPVSSKTESVSDKEDKPPLAPSGGTEGPEQPPPPCPSQTGSPPVGLIKGEDKDEGPVAEQVKKSTLNPNAKEFNPTKPLLSVNKSTSTPTSPGPRTHSTPSIPVLTAGQSGLYSPQYISYIPQIHMGPAVQAPQMYPYPVSNSVPGQQGKYRGAKGSLPPQRSDQHQPASAPPMMQAAAAAGPPLVAATPYSSYIPYNPQQFPGQPAMMQPMAHYPSQPVFAPMLQSNPRMLTSGSHPQAIVSSSTPQYPSAEQPTPQALYATVHQSYPHHATQLHAHQPQPATTPTGSQPQSQHAAPSPVQQHQAGQAPHLGSGQPQQNLYHPGALTGTPPSLPPGPSAQSPQSSFPQPAAVYAIHHQQLPHGFTNMAHVTQAHVQTGITAAPPPHPGAPHPPQVMLLHPPQSHGGPPQGAVPQSGVPALSASTPSPYPYIGHPQGEQPGQAPGFPGGADDRIREFSLAGGIWHGRAEGLQVGQDARVLGGE; from the exons ATGGCTTTTGCGGCTGCGCTGTCCCCCAGCCCCGCCAGCGGCCCCCTCTTCGCCCTCAACCGCCGGTTACATCAGCCAGCGACGAGCAGGGTTACCTGGCGATTGGTGATCCCCGCAGA ggGACAGAGCACAGGAAAGGGACCCCCACAGTCACCT GTGTTTGAAGGCGTCTACAACAATTCCAGAATGCTGCATTTCCTTACAGCTGTTGTG GGCTCCACTTGTGATGTAAAGGTGAAAAATGGTACCACTTATGAGGGTATCTTCAAGACGCTAAGCTCAAAG TTTGAACTAGCCGTGGATGCTGTGCACCGGAAAGCATCTGAGCCAGCAGGTGGCCCTCGTCGGGAGGACATTGTGGACACCATGGTGTTTAAGCCAAGTGATGTCATGCTTGTTCACTTCCGAAATGTTGACTTCAACTATGCTACTAAAG ACAAGTTCACCGATTCAGCCATTGCCATGAACTCGAAAGTGAATGGGGAACACAAAGAGAAGGTGCTTCAGCGCTGGGAGGGGGGTGACAGCAACAGCGACGACTATGACCTCGAGTCTGACATG tccAATGGATGGGACCCCAATGAAATGTTCAAGTTCAATGAGGAGAACTACGGTGTGAAGACTACCTATGATAGCAGTCTTTCTTCTTATAC GGTGCCCTTAGAAAAGGACAACTCAGAAGAGTTTCGTCAGCGAGAGCTGCGTGCGGCCCAGTTGGCTCGAGAGATTGAATCAAGCCCCCAGTACCGCCTACGGATCGCCATGGAGAACGACGATGGGCGCACTGAAGAGGAGAAGCACAGTGCAGTCCAGCGGCAGGGCTCAGGGCGGGAGAGCCCCAGCTTGGCATCCAG GGAGGGGAAGTATATCCCTCTGCCTCAACGAGTCCGGGAAGGTCCCCGGGGAGGAGTTCGATGCAGCAGCTCTCGGGGCGGTCGGCCTGGCCTTAGCTCTTTGCCACCTCGTGGCCCTCACCATCTGGACAACAGCAGCCCTGGCCCAGGTTCTGAGGCCCGTGGTATCAATGGAG gcCCTTCCCGCATGTCCCCAAAGGCACAACGGCCTCTGAGAGGTGCCAAGACTCTGTCTTCGCCCAGTAATAGGCCTTCTGGAGAAACTTCTGTTCCACCTCCTCCTGCAG TGGGCCGGATGTATCCCCCGCGTTCTCCCAAGTCTGCTGCCCCTGCCCCAATCTCAGCTTCCTGTCCAGAGCCTCCCATCGGCTCGGCAGTGCCAACCTCTTCAGCCTCCATCCCTGTGACCTCATCAGTCTCAGATCCTGGAGTGGGCTCCATTTCTCCAGCTTCTCCAAAGATCTCCCTGGCCCCCACAGATG TCCCTGGTCTTCAGAATGAACAGAAACGATTCCAACTGGAAGAACTGAGAAAGTTTGGGGCCCAGTTTAAG CTTCAGCCCAGTAGCTCCCCTGAGAACAGCCTGGATCCTTTTCCTCCCCGGATCTTAAAGGAGGAGcccaaaggaaaggagaaagaggttgatgGTCTGTTGACTTCAGAGCCCATGGGGTCTCCCGTCTCCTCCAAGACAGAGTCCGTATCGGATAAGGAGGACAAACCACCCCTGGCACCATCAGGAGGCACTGAGGGGCCAGAGCAGCCCCCACCACCTTGTCCAAGCCAAACTGGCAGCCCCCCGGTGGGCCTCATCAAGGGAGAAGACAAAGATGAGGGCCCTGTTGCTGA ACAAGTAAAGAAATCAACGTTGAACCCTAATGCTAAGGAGTTCAATCCTACAAAGCCTCTGCTGTCTGTG AATAAATCCACCAGTACCCCAACTTCTCCGGGGCCCCGGACTCATTCAACTCCCTCCATCCCGGTGCTGACAGCAGGCCAGAGTGGGCTATACAGCCCCCAGTACATCTCCTACATACCTCAGATCCACATGGGACCAGCTGTGCAG GCACCTCAGATGTATCCATATCCTGTATCCAATTCAGTGCCTGGGCAGCAGGGCAAGTACCGGGGAGCAAAAG gcTCCCTTCCTCCGCAGCGCTCGGACCAACACCAGCCAGCCTCAGCCCCGCCGATGATGCAGGCCGCCGCGGCTGCTGGCCCGCCTCTGGTGGCTGCCACGCCCTATTCTTCCTACATCCCCTACAACCCTCAGCAGTTCCCAGGCCAGCCAGCCATGATGCAGCCCATGGCCCACTACCCCTCACAG CCGGTGTTTGCCCCCATGCTTCAGAGCAACCCACGCATGCTGACGTCGGGCAGCCATCCCCAGGCCATCGTGTCATCCTCTACCCCTCAGTACCCTTCTGCAGAGCAGCCTACCCCCCAAGCCCTTTATG CCACTGTTCACCAGTCCTACCCACACCATGCCACACAGCTCCATGCCCACCAGCCGCAGCCGGCTACCACGCCTACTGGAAGCCAGCCGCAGTCCCAGCATGCGGCCCCCAGTCCTGTCCAG CAGCATCAGGCGGGGCAGGCCCCACACTTGGGCAGTGGACAGCCACAGCAGAATCTGTACCACCCAGGGGCCCTGACAGGCACGCCGCCCTCTCTGCCACCGGGACCTTCTGCCCAGTCCCCTCAGAGCAGCTTCCCCCAGCCAGCCGCTGTGTATGCCATCCACCACCAGCAGCTGCCCCACGGCTtcaccaacatggcccatgttACCCAG gCCCATGTCCAAACTGGAATCACAGCAGCCCCGCCCCCTCACCCTGGGGCTCCCCACCCgccccaggtgatgctgctgcaCCCACCCCAGAGTCATGGGGGGCCCCCCCAAGGCGCGGTGCCCCAGAGTGGGGTGCCTGCACTCTCAGCTTCCACACCCTCACCCTACCCCTACATCGGACACCCCCAAGGTGAGCAGCCTGGCCAGGCGCCTGGATTTCCAGGAGGAGCCGATGACAGGATTCGTGAGTTCTCATTAGCTGGGGGAATTTGGCATGGAAGAGCTGAGGGGCTGCAGGTGGGGCAGGATGCACGGGTTCTGGGTGGGGAGTGA